A stretch of the Inquilinus sp. Marseille-Q2685 genome encodes the following:
- a CDS encoding DUF72 domain-containing protein has product MGSKAGQVRIGISGWTYRPWRGVFYPKGLPQKRELAFAAESFPTVEINGTFYGTQRPESYARWSDETPEDFVFAVKGPRYITHLRRLREVEAPLANFLASGPLRLGPKLGPILWQFPPSFRFDQDRIEAFFQLLPKDTEAAAEIARRHDERYAGRAWTRTDRKRPMRHAMEIRHDSFLDPAFIRLLRRYRVALVCADTVDWPRRMDLTADFVYCRLHGSEQLYVSGYDDAALDTWADRVAAWAIGREPKDAERVIDRPGPKRAGRDVYVYFDNDAKVRAPADAKGLIRRVEDRLGR; this is encoded by the coding sequence ATGGGCAGCAAGGCCGGACAGGTGCGGATCGGGATCTCGGGCTGGACCTACCGGCCCTGGCGCGGCGTGTTCTATCCGAAGGGCCTGCCGCAGAAGCGTGAGCTGGCCTTCGCCGCCGAGAGCTTTCCGACCGTCGAGATCAACGGCACCTTCTACGGCACCCAGCGGCCGGAGAGCTATGCCCGCTGGTCCGATGAGACCCCGGAGGATTTCGTCTTCGCGGTCAAGGGGCCGCGCTACATCACCCATCTGCGCCGTCTGCGCGAGGTGGAGGCGCCGCTGGCCAATTTCCTGGCCTCCGGGCCGCTGCGGCTGGGGCCGAAGCTGGGGCCCATCCTGTGGCAGTTCCCGCCCAGCTTCCGCTTCGACCAGGACCGGATCGAGGCCTTCTTCCAGCTGCTGCCGAAGGACACCGAGGCCGCAGCGGAGATCGCCCGCCGTCACGACGAGCGCTATGCCGGCCGGGCCTGGACCAGGACCGACCGCAAGCGGCCGATGCGGCACGCCATGGAGATCCGCCACGACAGCTTCCTCGATCCCGCCTTCATCCGGCTGCTGCGCCGCTACCGCGTGGCTCTGGTCTGCGCCGACACGGTGGACTGGCCGCGGCGCATGGACCTGACCGCCGACTTCGTCTATTGCCGCCTGCACGGGTCGGAGCAGCTGTATGTCAGCGGCTACGACGACGCGGCGCTCGACACCTGGGCCGACCGCGTGGCCGCCTGGGCCATCGGGCGCGAGCCGAAGGACGCCGAGCGGGTGATCGACCGGCCCGGGCCGAAGCGGGCCGGGCGCGACGTCTACGTCTATTTCGACAACGACGCCAAGGTGCGCGCCCCGGCCGATGCCAAGGGGCTGATTCGCCGGGTCGAGGACCGGCTGGGCCGCTGA
- a CDS encoding GlxA family transcriptional regulator: protein MTTDAPRRIGFLLLPQFSMMAFASAIEPLRVANRLSRRQVYRWTIFSADGLPVPASNGLPLPADAVAGSQDDLPMLIVCAAFEPLAAVSPALTRWFRRLDRAGAVLGGIDTGCFALASAGLLDGYRATAHWEALDGFAEQFPRVEARACLFEADRRRLTCAGGTAALDLMLQIIRMDHGARLAAAVSEQFIYNTLRHAEDRQRLSVPRQLDIRDSRLARMVEIMERNVASPIAVTALARTVDMSPRQVERLFTRHLGRGPQGFYQSLRLQRARSMVQYSDDPLLEVAVACGFGSYEHFCRCYRREFGVPPSRDRRASAA from the coding sequence ATGACGACCGACGCCCCCCGCCGCATCGGCTTCCTGCTGCTGCCGCAGTTCTCGATGATGGCCTTCGCCTCGGCGATCGAGCCGCTGCGCGTCGCCAACCGGCTGTCGCGGCGGCAGGTCTATCGCTGGACCATCTTCTCCGCCGACGGCCTGCCGGTGCCGGCCTCGAACGGCCTGCCGCTGCCGGCCGACGCCGTGGCCGGCAGCCAGGACGACCTGCCGATGCTGATCGTCTGCGCCGCCTTCGAGCCGCTGGCCGCGGTGAGTCCGGCGCTGACCCGCTGGTTCCGCCGGCTCGACCGCGCCGGGGCCGTGCTCGGCGGGATCGACACCGGCTGCTTCGCGCTCGCCTCCGCCGGGCTGCTCGACGGCTATCGCGCCACCGCGCATTGGGAGGCGCTGGACGGCTTCGCCGAACAGTTCCCGCGGGTCGAGGCGCGCGCCTGCCTGTTCGAGGCTGATCGCCGCCGCCTGACCTGCGCCGGCGGCACCGCGGCCTTGGACCTGATGCTGCAGATCATCCGCATGGATCACGGCGCCCGACTGGCCGCGGCGGTGTCGGAGCAGTTCATCTACAACACGCTGCGCCATGCCGAGGACCGGCAGCGCCTGTCGGTGCCGCGGCAGCTCGACATCCGCGACAGCCGCCTGGCCAGGATGGTCGAGATCATGGAGCGCAACGTGGCGAGCCCGATCGCCGTCACCGCCCTGGCCCGCACCGTCGACATGTCGCCGCGCCAGGTCGAGCGGCTGTTCACCCGTCATCTCGGCCGCGGCCCACAGGGCTTCTACCAGTCGCTGCGGCTGCAGCGGGCGCGGTCGATGGTGCAGTATTCCGACGACCCGTTGCTGGAGGTGGCGGTGGCCTGCGGCTTCGGCAGCTACGAGCATTTCTGCCGCTGCTATCGCCGCGAATTCGGCGTGCCGCCCAGCCGCGACCGCAGGGCGTCCGCCGCCTAG
- a CDS encoding creatininase family protein, translated as MQLQLSSWPEIEAYLKTSRGAIMPIGSTEQHGPNGLIGTDALCAEGIARGVGDKTGAVVGPTIGVGMAHHHMTFPGSMTLKPSTLVLVIRDYVMALAEHGFERFLFVNGHGGNIATIQAAFYEIYSERRALGSPSVRCRLVNWWDNPGVQRLSKELYGVAEGSHATASEVAVTQHLFPDHIKSAELDPPIAPSGRFYDAADYRRRFPDGRIGSNPGLATPEHGKQFYDAAVEAIAGTYAEFLAEA; from the coding sequence ATGCAGCTTCAGCTCAGCTCCTGGCCGGAGATCGAGGCCTATCTGAAGACCTCGCGCGGCGCGATCATGCCGATCGGATCGACCGAGCAGCACGGCCCGAACGGGCTGATCGGCACCGATGCGCTGTGCGCCGAGGGCATCGCCCGCGGCGTCGGCGACAAGACCGGGGCGGTGGTCGGCCCGACCATCGGCGTCGGCATGGCGCATCACCACATGACCTTCCCGGGCAGCATGACGCTGAAGCCGTCGACGCTGGTGCTGGTGATCCGCGATTACGTCATGGCGCTGGCCGAGCACGGCTTCGAGCGCTTCCTGTTCGTCAACGGCCATGGCGGCAACATCGCCACCATCCAGGCCGCCTTCTACGAGATCTATTCCGAGCGGCGCGCGCTCGGTAGCCCGTCGGTCCGCTGCCGCCTGGTCAACTGGTGGGACAATCCCGGCGTGCAGCGTCTGTCGAAGGAGCTGTATGGCGTGGCCGAGGGCAGCCACGCCACGGCCAGCGAGGTGGCGGTCACGCAGCACCTGTTCCCCGACCACATCAAATCGGCCGAGCTGGACCCGCCGATCGCACCGTCGGGCCGGTTCTACGACGCCGCCGACTACCGCCGGCGCTTTCCGGACGGCCGCATCGGCTCCAACCCCGGCCTGGCGACGCCGGAGCACGGGAAGCAGTTCTACGACGCGGCGGTCGAGGCGATCGCCGGCACCTATGCGGAGTTCCTGGCCGAAGCCTGA
- a CDS encoding response regulator transcription factor, with amino-acid sequence MVSDQHANDASLLSSGAADWQSGTADGRASRLLTGRSTAPVTSSGLGRDAIAVIDRRALGRDVLTRSVELAGGCRSITAFSNIDEWLIDGSAHETSAVLLGVGDADSDDPEVAGDLRRLAECHPDIPVIVIGDRDDAAQVVAILSQGASGYIPTSMGLSAAVGAISLVIAGGVFVPASALLDIGNPDTRRSAPSETRFGLTERQGAIADRIAQGKPNKIIAYELNLSEGTVKVHVRTIMRKLKARNRTEVAFKLHAVQRRPAARTF; translated from the coding sequence ATGGTTTCGGATCAACATGCGAACGATGCTTCCCTCCTGTCGTCCGGTGCCGCGGATTGGCAGTCCGGGACCGCTGACGGCCGTGCTTCGCGCCTGTTGACCGGCCGATCGACCGCCCCTGTCACGAGTTCCGGACTCGGCCGGGACGCGATTGCGGTGATCGATCGCCGCGCGCTCGGCCGAGACGTCCTGACACGGTCGGTCGAGCTGGCCGGCGGGTGCCGCAGCATCACCGCCTTCTCGAATATCGACGAATGGTTGATCGATGGGTCCGCTCACGAAACGTCGGCGGTCCTGCTCGGAGTTGGGGATGCGGACAGCGACGATCCGGAGGTCGCCGGAGACCTGAGGCGTCTCGCGGAATGCCATCCGGATATTCCGGTGATCGTCATCGGCGACAGGGACGATGCGGCCCAGGTGGTCGCAATCCTCTCGCAGGGTGCCAGCGGCTATATCCCGACCAGCATGGGTTTGAGCGCAGCGGTCGGAGCCATCTCGCTTGTCATCGCCGGCGGCGTGTTTGTTCCCGCAAGCGCGCTGCTGGACATCGGGAATCCGGACACGAGGCGATCGGCACCTTCCGAAACCCGGTTCGGCCTCACCGAACGGCAGGGGGCAATTGCAGATCGAATTGCCCAGGGAAAGCCGAACAAGATCATCGCCTATGAGCTCAACCTGAGCGAGGGCACCGTAAAGGTGCACGTTCGTACGATCATGAGGAAGTTGAAGGCCAGGAACCGCACTGAAGTGGCTTTCAAGCTGCATGCCGTTCAGAGACGGCCGGCCGCGCGGACCTTCTAG
- a CDS encoding LysR family transcriptional regulator — translation MLEYAFTPTAPASQAQQAAVGGDRQSALQRPAMNLASVDLNLLVALEALLQFRNVTHAAQHVGQSQPAMSRALARLRGMFNDDLLVRTSTGLAPTPRGERLAELLPSVLGAIREIVTSRSFAPGEWRSKVTMAMPDHQSLVLLPRLLPRLRERAPHLDVVTDPLLAGALRRLEQGEIDLAVGQIGDTPPGYFRRSLYADRFACLLRRDHPALAQDWTIERFSTLRHAVIASGAEDGFGQVYDGLAKLDLPDRDPILVPNMLTAPAMIAETDLVLTVPHRVATRVAAMLPLAVVDPPLELPAYEVALIWHERRHRDPDHSWLRGEIAAAALAAVHGGRRAAGPMGLHGGPAS, via the coding sequence ATGCTTGAATACGCATTCACGCCGACGGCTCCGGCGTCGCAGGCGCAGCAGGCCGCGGTCGGCGGCGACCGTCAGTCGGCCCTGCAGCGGCCAGCGATGAACCTGGCCTCGGTCGACCTGAACCTGCTGGTGGCGCTGGAGGCGCTGCTGCAGTTCCGCAACGTCACCCACGCCGCCCAGCATGTCGGCCAGAGCCAGCCGGCGATGAGCCGGGCCCTGGCCAGGCTGCGCGGCATGTTCAACGACGACCTCCTGGTCCGCACCTCGACCGGCCTGGCGCCGACGCCGCGGGGCGAGCGGCTGGCCGAACTGCTGCCCTCGGTGCTCGGCGCCATCCGGGAGATCGTGACGAGCCGCAGCTTCGCTCCCGGCGAATGGCGGTCGAAGGTGACGATGGCGATGCCCGACCACCAGTCCCTGGTCCTGCTGCCGCGCCTGCTGCCGCGGCTGCGCGAGCGGGCGCCGCATCTCGACGTCGTCACCGATCCGCTGCTGGCCGGCGCCCTGCGGCGGCTCGAACAGGGCGAGATCGACCTCGCCGTCGGGCAGATCGGCGACACCCCGCCCGGCTATTTCCGGCGCAGCCTCTACGCCGACCGCTTCGCCTGCCTGCTGCGCCGGGACCATCCGGCCCTGGCGCAGGACTGGACGATCGAACGCTTCTCGACCCTGCGCCACGCCGTGATCGCCTCCGGCGCCGAGGACGGCTTCGGCCAGGTCTATGACGGGCTGGCCAAGCTGGACCTGCCGGACCGCGACCCGATCCTGGTCCCCAACATGCTGACGGCGCCGGCGATGATCGCCGAGACCGACCTGGTGCTGACCGTGCCGCACCGCGTCGCCACCCGCGTCGCCGCCATGCTGCCGCTGGCGGTGGTCGACCCGCCGCTGGAGCTGCCGGCCTACGAGGTGGCGCTGATCTGGCATGAGCGCCGCCATCGCGACCCGGACCACAGCTGGCTGCGCGGCGAGATCGCCGCGGCAGCGCTCGCGGCGGTTCATGGCGGCCGCCGGGCCGCCGGCCCGATGGGATTGCACGGCGGCCCGGCATCCTGA
- a CDS encoding porin translates to MRKILLLGVCLAAAAGGTGIAQAADANVTSGLSLKISGWIGFMAGLSISNTADDTFDRDYDFVSNARLQFDVKNVTDSGLEYGARIRMNNVDRRNDVTIDRTYLYVKGGFGTVTLGDAPYAIADFGYVYVHDTLNGKLGLGAGWGDGLDGKFNLFGGSDTFYAVDPSYGIGGLNGKDTKVKYTSPSFSGFSFGVDFTPVAGGNGHAGNGGRNDLTNDGSTRYENIVTAGVQYTNTFDGSTVTLRGSAGNGNGVSGNHDYEAYSLGGQFIHSSGFGASVNWVHFSSTFRADKAIDSITGDLSYASGPFVASVGYAYTTAEKNNGLESSFTDGADLKTNHSVIGSFLYNIAPGLNSFTELAYERNEFRFGRDYEATALTTGLALSF, encoded by the coding sequence ATGCGGAAGATTTTGTTGCTCGGGGTGTGCCTTGCGGCCGCCGCGGGAGGGACTGGTATTGCCCAGGCGGCGGATGCGAACGTCACCTCGGGCCTGTCGCTGAAGATCAGCGGCTGGATCGGCTTCATGGCCGGCCTGTCGATCAGCAACACCGCCGACGACACCTTCGACCGCGACTATGACTTCGTGTCCAATGCGCGGCTGCAGTTCGACGTCAAGAACGTCACGGATTCCGGCCTGGAATACGGCGCCCGCATCCGCATGAACAACGTCGACCGCCGCAACGACGTCACGATCGACCGCACCTATCTCTACGTGAAGGGCGGCTTCGGCACCGTCACCCTCGGCGACGCGCCCTACGCCATCGCCGATTTCGGCTACGTCTATGTCCATGACACGCTGAACGGCAAGCTCGGCCTCGGCGCCGGCTGGGGCGACGGGCTGGACGGCAAGTTCAACCTGTTCGGCGGCTCCGACACCTTCTACGCCGTGGATCCGAGCTATGGCATCGGCGGCCTGAACGGCAAGGACACCAAGGTCAAGTACACCTCGCCGAGCTTCTCCGGCTTCTCGTTCGGCGTCGACTTCACGCCGGTCGCGGGCGGCAACGGCCATGCCGGCAACGGCGGCCGCAACGACCTGACCAATGACGGCAGCACCCGCTACGAGAACATCGTCACCGCCGGCGTCCAGTACACCAACACCTTCGACGGCAGCACGGTGACCCTGCGCGGTTCGGCCGGCAACGGCAACGGCGTCAGCGGCAACCACGACTACGAGGCCTACAGCCTCGGCGGCCAGTTCATCCATTCCAGCGGGTTCGGTGCCAGCGTCAACTGGGTGCACTTCTCCAGCACCTTCCGCGCCGACAAGGCCATCGACTCGATCACCGGCGACCTGTCCTACGCCAGCGGCCCCTTCGTCGCCTCGGTCGGCTATGCCTACACCACGGCGGAGAAGAACAACGGCCTCGAATCGTCCTTCACCGACGGCGCCGACCTGAAGACCAACCACAGCGTCATCGGCTCGTTCCTCTACAACATCGCCCCGGGCCTCAACAGCTTCACCGAGCTGGCCTATGAGCGGAACGAGTTCCGCTTCGGCCGGGACTATGAGGCGACCGCCCTGACCACGGGCCTGGCCCTCTCCTTCTGA
- a CDS encoding ATP-binding protein: MTVQIDIGTLSDGASAMIDLEELLATRLLVQGNSGSGKSHLLRRLLEQSAAWVQQVVVDPEGDFVSLADRFGHIVVDGDRSDDDLYRIAGRVRQHRTSAVLNLERCDIDSQMRAAAAFLNGLFDAERDLWYPVLVVVDEAQLFAPAAAGDVSEEARKATLGAMANLMSRGRKRGLAGVIATQRLAKLAKNVAAEASNFLMGRTFLDIDMARAADLLGLERRQAEMFRDLGRGRFVALGPALSRRPIEIRIGAVETGARSTSPKLLPMPEAPPEDVHELIFKAVEAEPPMPRPPRPPPQPPQSTAELLAQLIRSRPDTPVVEEEADPMTQAERDAAIDAVLRDLVAEEDSAFRPISVLYQDFLVRCRIQRVGSRGAPALDLAGFRGRLAVARAGVDTDTAESPAWQHATGLARELPEDMQGIFLLLVKAAMAGAPCPSDATIARAYGTQSVGRTRRLLSYMEQRGFIVCRAAGRGGHRIVTVPELGCETAPGDPNAPEEVPAKIVDDRDAAAGEETAAAGETEPAPSLS; the protein is encoded by the coding sequence ATGACGGTTCAAATCGACATCGGAACGCTGTCCGACGGGGCATCGGCCATGATCGATCTCGAGGAACTGCTGGCGACTCGGCTGCTGGTGCAGGGCAATTCCGGCTCTGGCAAGTCGCATCTGCTGCGCCGCCTCCTGGAGCAGAGCGCCGCCTGGGTGCAGCAGGTGGTGGTCGACCCCGAGGGCGACTTCGTCAGCCTGGCCGACCGCTTCGGCCATATCGTGGTCGACGGCGACCGGTCCGACGACGACCTGTACCGCATCGCCGGCCGGGTGCGGCAGCACCGCACCTCCGCCGTGCTGAACCTGGAGCGCTGCGACATCGATTCGCAGATGCGCGCCGCCGCCGCCTTCCTGAACGGGCTGTTCGACGCCGAACGCGACCTCTGGTACCCGGTGCTGGTGGTGGTGGACGAGGCCCAGCTGTTCGCCCCGGCCGCGGCCGGCGACGTGTCGGAGGAGGCGCGCAAGGCGACGCTGGGCGCCATGGCCAATCTGATGAGCCGCGGCCGCAAGCGCGGCCTGGCCGGGGTGATCGCCACCCAGCGCCTGGCCAAGCTGGCCAAGAACGTGGCGGCCGAGGCCTCGAACTTCCTGATGGGCCGCACCTTCCTCGACATCGACATGGCCCGGGCCGCCGACCTCCTGGGGCTGGAGCGGCGCCAGGCCGAGATGTTCCGCGACCTCGGCCGCGGCCGCTTCGTCGCCCTCGGCCCGGCCTTGTCGCGCCGGCCGATCGAGATCCGGATCGGCGCGGTCGAGACCGGCGCGCGTTCGACCAGCCCGAAGCTGCTGCCGATGCCCGAGGCGCCGCCCGAGGACGTGCACGAGCTGATCTTCAAGGCGGTCGAGGCCGAGCCGCCGATGCCCCGCCCGCCGCGGCCGCCGCCGCAGCCGCCGCAATCGACGGCCGAGCTGCTGGCCCAGCTGATCCGCAGCCGCCCCGACACCCCTGTGGTGGAGGAGGAGGCGGACCCGATGACCCAGGCCGAGCGCGACGCCGCGATCGACGCGGTGCTGCGCGACCTAGTGGCGGAGGAGGATTCGGCCTTCCGCCCGATCTCGGTGCTGTACCAGGACTTCCTGGTGCGCTGCCGCATCCAGCGGGTCGGCAGCCGCGGCGCCCCGGCGCTCGACCTGGCCGGCTTCCGCGGCCGGCTGGCCGTGGCCCGCGCCGGGGTCGACACCGACACGGCGGAAAGCCCGGCCTGGCAGCACGCGACCGGGCTGGCACGGGAGCTGCCGGAAGACATGCAGGGCATCTTCCTGCTGCTGGTCAAGGCGGCGATGGCTGGAGCCCCCTGCCCGTCCGACGCCACCATCGCCCGCGCCTACGGCACCCAGTCGGTCGGCCGCACCCGGCGCCTCCTGTCCTATATGGAGCAGCGCGGCTTCATCGTCTGCCGCGCCGCCGGCCGCGGCGGCCACCGCATCGTGACGGTGCCGGAACTGGGCTGCGAGACCGCCCCCGGCGACCCGAACGCGCCGGAGGAGGTGCCGGCGAAGATCGTGGACGATCGCGACGCCGCCGCCGGCGAGGAGACCGCCGCGGCCGGCGAGACCGAGCCGGCCCCGTCGCTCTCCTGA
- a CDS encoding gamma-glutamyltransferase family protein produces MQRDFGQPGRSALIAGEAAIATSHPLASATGLEVLMDGGNAVDAALAAVAVQCVVEAHMTGIGGDCFVLYAPAGKDALALNGSGRAPRAASAEALAAQGLSAIPQRSPHAVTVPGAVSAWCRLHAEHGSLPLDRLFARAILYAEEGYPVAPRVAWDWAEDAGFLAGDAGCRAVFLPGGRIPAVADRHAQPLLGARLRDIAARGAAAFYEGAVADSLVRFLRAQGGLHTLDDFAAGREVANWVDPIRLDYRGTEVVECPPNGQGLAALMILGLLAGQDLSAELPEADRIHLHAEATKIAYHHRDALICDPDHLPHDPRTLLSEEVLGTLRRRIDPKRAGQPALWTEPEHRDTVYLCVVDRDGNAVSFINSIFDSFGSGLLDPETGVLLHSRGRSFRVEPKHPNSIGPGKRPMHTIIPGLLRRGGRTAGVFGVMGGHYQAAGQAQFVSSVVDRGLDPQAALDLPRSFAFDGVLQLETRIGEAVATDLAGRGHTVERRDEPLGGGQAILIDHERGVLIAGSDPRKDGCALGI; encoded by the coding sequence ATGCAGCGGGATTTCGGCCAGCCGGGGCGCTCGGCGCTGATCGCGGGCGAGGCGGCGATCGCCACCTCCCACCCGCTGGCCTCGGCCACCGGGCTCGAGGTGCTGATGGACGGCGGCAACGCGGTCGATGCGGCGCTCGCCGCGGTCGCGGTGCAATGCGTGGTCGAAGCCCACATGACCGGCATCGGCGGCGACTGCTTCGTGCTCTATGCCCCGGCCGGGAAGGACGCGCTGGCGCTGAACGGCAGCGGCCGCGCCCCGCGCGCCGCCTCGGCGGAGGCGCTGGCGGCGCAGGGCCTCTCGGCCATCCCGCAGCGCAGCCCGCATGCGGTGACCGTGCCGGGCGCGGTCTCGGCCTGGTGCCGGCTGCATGCCGAGCACGGGTCGCTGCCGCTCGACCGTCTGTTCGCCCGCGCCATCCTCTATGCCGAGGAAGGCTATCCGGTGGCCCCGCGCGTCGCCTGGGACTGGGCCGAGGATGCCGGCTTCCTGGCCGGCGACGCCGGCTGCCGCGCCGTGTTCCTGCCTGGCGGCCGGATCCCGGCGGTCGCCGACCGGCATGCCCAGCCGCTGCTCGGCGCCCGGCTGCGCGACATCGCCGCCCGCGGCGCCGCCGCCTTCTACGAGGGTGCCGTGGCGGATTCGCTGGTCCGCTTCCTGCGGGCCCAGGGCGGGCTGCACACGCTCGACGATTTCGCCGCCGGCCGTGAGGTCGCCAACTGGGTCGACCCGATCCGGCTCGACTACCGCGGCACCGAAGTGGTGGAGTGCCCGCCGAACGGCCAGGGTTTGGCGGCGCTGATGATCCTGGGCCTGCTGGCCGGCCAGGATCTCTCGGCGGAGCTGCCGGAGGCCGACCGCATCCATCTGCACGCGGAGGCGACCAAGATCGCCTATCACCACCGCGACGCGCTGATCTGCGACCCAGACCACCTGCCGCACGACCCGCGGACGCTGCTGTCGGAGGAGGTGCTGGGCACGCTGCGCCGGCGGATCGACCCGAAGCGCGCCGGCCAGCCGGCGTTGTGGACCGAGCCGGAGCACCGCGACACGGTCTATCTCTGCGTCGTCGACCGTGACGGCAACGCCGTCTCCTTCATCAACTCGATCTTCGACAGCTTCGGCAGCGGGCTGCTCGACCCCGAGACCGGCGTGCTGCTGCACAGCCGCGGCCGGTCCTTCCGGGTCGAGCCGAAGCACCCGAATTCGATCGGGCCGGGCAAGCGGCCGATGCACACCATCATCCCCGGCCTGCTGCGCCGCGGCGGCCGTACCGCCGGCGTGTTCGGGGTGATGGGCGGGCACTACCAGGCGGCCGGCCAGGCGCAGTTCGTGTCCTCGGTCGTCGACCGCGGCCTCGACCCGCAGGCGGCGCTGGACCTGCCGCGCAGCTTCGCCTTCGACGGCGTGCTGCAGCTCGAGACCCGGATCGGCGAGGCGGTGGCGACGGACCTCGCCGGCCGCGGCCACACGGTCGAGCGGCGCGACGAACCGCTGGGCGGAGGCCAGGCGATCCTGATCGACCATGAGCGCGGCGTGCTGATCGCCGGCTCCGACCCCCGCAAGGACGGCTGCGCGCTGGGGATCTGA
- a CDS encoding VanW family protein, which produces MALPADSGVPSRWSALAFRAKAALLRTRRTLAEIRSRPARHRRAEALRDAPVVTEIRSPLWSGAEGTGEHDLTAGKIQNLRLAVRVLDGVVVPAGTGFSFWRQVGRATRRRGFVAGRELREGCLVASTGGGLCQLSNGLYEAALATGFEIVERHAHSRLVPGSRAAAGRDATVFWNYVDLRFRSPASFRIEARLTASELEIRFRSAAAPAAGIVIPFPAPREAAHDCVGCAREGCVHHVPKGAAVTRRPTAWLVDGSWPEYAALMRAQSGPEDRLFLPMRWPARARYAWPELPGGEDRAILVALVRARALRRLPTGGGALPRAMLDFDRRLAEAYAGRLSYRHTHLVVGQGLLPHLWRLGCLQGRSFDVLMERWPLAALQARLDRALTRHPESPTLGDFRAPEEIVAADAGALAAAPRLYTPHAGIAARFPDRAVHLDWALPDVTAVPTPTIGGRTILFPASPLGRKGAHALRDAVEGLDIDLAVTGRAREHDKPFWRNVSARTVPGGAWPSPLAAVVLPAIVEHQPRALLRALALGIPVIATAACGLDERPGVTLVPEDDAAALRQALLQALGDAPQRLQASARNSA; this is translated from the coding sequence ATGGCACTGCCTGCGGATTCCGGGGTTCCGTCACGTTGGAGCGCACTGGCCTTCCGGGCCAAGGCCGCGCTGCTGCGCACCCGCCGGACCCTGGCCGAGATCCGCAGCCGGCCGGCGCGCCACCGGCGGGCCGAGGCGCTGCGCGATGCTCCCGTCGTCACCGAGATCCGGTCGCCGCTGTGGTCCGGCGCCGAAGGGACCGGCGAGCACGACCTGACCGCCGGCAAGATCCAGAATCTGCGCCTGGCCGTGCGTGTCCTCGACGGCGTTGTGGTGCCGGCCGGGACGGGGTTCAGCTTCTGGCGGCAGGTCGGCCGCGCCACCCGCCGGCGGGGCTTCGTCGCCGGGCGCGAGCTGCGCGAGGGCTGCCTGGTCGCCAGCACCGGCGGCGGGCTGTGCCAGCTGTCGAACGGCCTGTACGAGGCGGCGCTGGCCACGGGGTTCGAGATCGTCGAGCGCCACGCCCACAGCCGGCTGGTGCCGGGGTCGCGCGCCGCGGCCGGGCGCGACGCCACCGTGTTCTGGAACTATGTCGACCTGCGCTTCCGCAGCCCGGCGAGCTTCCGCATCGAGGCCCGGCTGACGGCGTCGGAGCTGGAGATCCGCTTCCGCAGCGCCGCCGCCCCGGCTGCCGGAATCGTCATCCCCTTCCCTGCCCCGCGCGAGGCGGCGCATGACTGCGTCGGCTGCGCCCGCGAAGGCTGCGTCCATCACGTGCCCAAAGGCGCGGCGGTCACGCGGCGGCCGACCGCCTGGCTGGTCGACGGAAGCTGGCCGGAATACGCGGCGCTGATGCGCGCCCAGTCTGGGCCGGAGGACAGGCTGTTCCTGCCGATGCGCTGGCCGGCCCGGGCCCGCTATGCCTGGCCGGAGCTGCCCGGCGGCGAGGACCGCGCCATACTGGTCGCGCTGGTCCGCGCCCGGGCGCTGCGTCGGCTGCCGACGGGGGGCGGGGCCCTGCCGCGGGCGATGCTGGACTTCGACCGGCGGCTCGCCGAGGCCTATGCCGGCCGCTTGTCCTACCGCCACACCCATCTGGTGGTCGGCCAGGGGCTGCTGCCGCATCTCTGGCGCCTCGGCTGCCTGCAAGGCCGCAGCTTCGACGTGCTGATGGAGCGCTGGCCGCTGGCGGCGCTGCAGGCGCGGCTGGACCGGGCCCTGACGCGCCATCCCGAAAGCCCGACCCTGGGCGATTTCCGGGCACCGGAGGAGATCGTCGCGGCGGACGCCGGGGCGCTGGCCGCCGCGCCCCGCCTGTACACCCCACATGCCGGCATCGCCGCGCGCTTTCCGGACCGGGCGGTGCATCTGGACTGGGCGCTGCCGGACGTGACTGCCGTACCCACGCCCACGATCGGCGGCCGCACCATCCTGTTCCCGGCCTCGCCGCTGGGCCGCAAGGGCGCCCATGCCCTGCGCGACGCGGTCGAGGGGCTGGACATCGACCTGGCCGTCACCGGCCGGGCGCGGGAGCATGACAAGCCGTTCTGGCGCAACGTCTCGGCCCGGACGGTGCCCGGCGGCGCCTGGCCGTCCCCGCTGGCGGCGGTGGTGCTGCCGGCGATCGTCGAGCACCAGCCGCGGGCGCTGCTGCGCGCCCTGGCGCTGGGCATCCCGGTGATCGCCACCGCCGCCTGCGGCCTCGACGAGAGACCCGGCGTCACCCTGGTGCCGGAAGACGACGCCGCGGCCCTGCGGCAGGCGCTGCTGCAGGCGCTCGGCGATGCCCCCCAGCGGCTTCAGGCTTCGGCCAGGAACTCCGCATAG